From a single Leopardus geoffroyi isolate Oge1 chromosome E1, O.geoffroyi_Oge1_pat1.0, whole genome shotgun sequence genomic region:
- the GAS2L2 gene encoding GAS2-like protein 2, producing the protein MSKPRGRGRRPGTIGPPVRSIRPFKSSEQYLEAMKEDLAEWLRDLYGLDIDAANFLQVLETGLVLCRHANAITEAALAFLAEAPARAQRMPLPRSGVSCNGAAQPGTFQARDNVSNFIHWCRKEMGIQEVVMFETEDLVLRKNVKNVVLCLLELGRRAWRFGVAAPTLVRLEEEIDEELRQELALPPPDPPPPEPPARRPCHFRNLDQMVQSLVSHCTCPVQFSMVKVSEGKYRVGDSNTLIFIRILRNHVMVRVGGGWDTLSHYLDKHDPCRCTSLSHKTGSFQKPPVPPVQHEVRVQDGPLLPQPTMTISRSQSPLPPVDWKTYTSSGRKLRALTSSSPRAHSKRGAEAGLLRETASFLRCQERSPTPSRRQLPARDSPPGPQSSSPHRSQDPQGTSSGKKEERYSPEHPRGRTPTPWVHDGIDSQGTHARAPTSQRFRAPEATAKRTPVRGPSPLPRSSSPAKPMSLKPPPRGEAEGASAQLREPAAVRSPTPVKGPTKIPVRLPPARPPTPGSSFPGPASVGTMTELGSGSIPVRAVTGDPAGWRHEDSFVDAKQGDQKLDIQVTAKAGEPRGLGPHEWEGRYPPLLLGGTKDQAMYHTLEEELLTNMKLLEVGVACPQGTGSGVIPRSGVYVPSLCGRWPEPGGPYDKVIQELAQGPPALLKVDLGAWKAAPTGSPKLAATTGPGSPKGKLGALKSEPKVKASLSAKVTRVKKVPAQGGQDCSAPTVSASLEAPSPSPSDPNSDKTKVCLGKAKRTLRKPQRVPSIYKLKLRPRIRPRRDHRPEKQPSRIPKPLAYLHLGSARALPRGRLVRAVLDSKGVESHPVDGASAGEEEEGKKWKEPAAPLKSSLQALEGGGLQQIDQDPLQPEEESWV; encoded by the exons ATGTCCAAGCCTAGGGGACGTGGCAGGAGGCCTGGGACTATTGGGCCACCAGTGCGTAGCATCCGGCCCTTTAAGTCCAGCGAGCAGTACCTGGAAGCCATGAAGGAGGACCTGGCCGAGTGGCTTCGGGATCTCTATGGGCTGGACATCGACGCGGCCAACTTCCTGCAGGTCCTGGAGACAGGCCTGGTGCTGTGCCGGCACGCCAACGCCATCACGGAGGCTGCCCTGGCCTTCCTGGCTGAGGCACCTGCTCGAGCCCAAAGGATGCCCCTGCCTCGGTCTGGGGTTTCCTGCAACGGGGCTGCCCAGCCGGGCACCTTCCAGGCCCGGGACAATGTCTCCAACTTCATCCATTGGTGTCGAAAGGAGATGGGCATCCAAG AGGTGGTGATGTTCGAGACCGAGGACCTGGTGCTACGCAAGAACGTGAAGAACGTGGTGCTGTGCTTGCTGGAGCTGGGCCGCCGAGCCTGGCGCTTCGGTGTGGCGGCGCCGACCCTGGTGCGGCTGGAGGAGGAGATCGACGAGGAGCTGCGGCAGGAGCTGGCCCTGCCCCCGCCGGACCCCCCGCCGCCCGAGCCCCCTGCGCGTCGGCCCTGCCACTTCCGCAACCTGGACCAGATG GTACAGAGCCTCGTCAGCCACTGCACGTGCCCAGTTCAGTTCTCCATGGTCAAGGTGTCTGAGGGGAAGTACCGCGTGGGGGACTCCAACACTCTCATCTTCATCCGG ATCCTCCGGAACCATGTGATGGTGCGTGTGGGGGGCGGCTGGGACACACTCAGCCATTATCTGGACAAACATGACCCCTGCCGGTGCACGTCCCTCT CACACAAGACGGGCAGTTTCCAGAAGCCCCCTGTCCCACCGGTGCAGCATGAAGTGAGGGTGCAGGATGGGCCCTTGCTGCCTCAACCTACGATGACTATCAGCCGTTCCCAGAGCCCGCTGCCCCCCGTGGACTGGAAGACATACACCTCTTCAGGCCGAAAGCTGAgggccctcacctcctcctcccctagAGCCCACAGCAAAAGAGGAGCAGAAGCGGGACTCCTCAGAGAGACAGCATCATTCCTGAG GTGCCAGGAGAGGTCACCTACCCCATCTCGGAGGCAGCTGCCAGCTCGGGACAGCCCACCTGGCCCCCAATCCTCATCCCCCCATAGGAGCCAAGACCCACAGGGCACCTCCTCagggaaaaaggaggagagatACTCCCCTGAACACCCCAGAGGAAGGACTCCCACACCTTGGGTTCATGACGGGATAGACAGCCAGGGAACTCATGCCAGAGCCCCCACCTCCCAGAGATTCCGAGCCCCTGAAGCCACAGCCAAAAGGACACCAGTGAGAGGACCATCTCCACTGCCTCGTTCCTCCAGCCCAGCCAAGCCCATGAGCCTCAAGCCACCACCCAGGGGTGAGGCTGAGGGTGCTTCTGCCCAGCTCAGGGAGCCAGCAGCTGTCCGCTCTCCAACCCCTGTTAAAGGGCCCACCAAGATCCCTGTCCGAttgccccctgcccgccccccaacTCCAGGAAGTAGCTTCCCAGGTCCTGCAAGTGTAGGTACCATGACAGAATTGGGGAGCGGATCCATCCCAGTAAGGGCTGTCACTGGGGACCCGGCTGGGTGGAGACATGAGGACTCCTTTGTGGATGCGAAGCAAGGGGACCAGAAGCTGGACATCCAGGTGACAGCAAAGGCTGGGGAGCCTCGGGGCTTGGGCCCACACGAGTGGGAGGGGCGAtatcctcccctgctcctgggtGGGACCAAGGATCAGGCCATGTACCACACGCTCGAGGAAGAGCTTTTGACCAACATGAAGCTGCTAGAGGTGGGAGTTGCCTGCCCCCAGGGCACAGGGTCTGGGGTCATCCCTCGAAGTGGAGTCTATGTCCCCAGCCTATGTGGGCGATGGCCTGAGCCTGGGGGTCCTTATGACAAAGTCATCCAAGAACTGGCTCAGGGTCCCCCAGCCCTCCTTAAAGTGGACCTGGGAGCCTGGAAGGCAGCCCCTACAGGTTCCCCTAAACTAGCTGCTACCACAGGCCCAGGAAGCCCTAAAGGGAAACTGGGAGCCCTTAAGAGTGAGCCAAAGGTAAAGGCAAGCCTGAGTGCCAAGGTCACCAGAGTGAAGAAGGTCCCAGCTCAAGGAGGGCAGGACTGCTCAGCTCCTACTGTGTCTGCCAGCCTGGAAGCCCCCTCACCTTCACCCTCGGACCCCAATTCTGACAAAACCAAGGTATGTCTGGGCAAGGCCAAGAGAACACTCCGAAAGCCCCAGAGAGTTCCATCCATCTACAAGCTGAAGCTGAGGCCCAGGATCCGGCCCCGGAGAGACCACAGGCCCGAGAAGCAGCCTTCACGCATCCCGAAGCCACTGGCCTACCTCCACCTGGGTTCAGCCAGGGCACTCCCCAGAGGCAGGCTGGTGAGAGCAGTGCTGGACAGCAAGGGAGTGGAGTCCCACCCAGTGGATGGCGCctcagcaggggaggaggaagaaggaaagaagtggaaagaacCAGCTGCTCCACTGaagagcagcctccaggctttggAGGGTGGGGGTCTCCAGCAGATTGATCAAGACCCACTCCAACCTGAGGAGGAGTCCTGGGTCTGA